In Salinigranum rubrum, one genomic interval encodes:
- a CDS encoding MFS transporter — translation MAIATGSFLLIGVKMIYPVLIPELRSSYGFDLSTAGLLLSLLWVSTAVGQLPGGIISDRFGEGWTLLMSVVISGVMLVLVISVNTVAALFALTVLLGLGLSLYGVARYTAMRDLFPNRVGFSVGIVLAAADIGQSLLPPIAGFLVVFLSWQFGLGFTLPFFVIAAIALWAYVPARTSTSASPIDSLSVAGFRTIFSGMSTPTIMYGTVLFLLFVSLWISFTSFYPTYLVEVKSLSSTRASLLFGAFFGAGVFVKPLCGAAYDRIGIRPTMLSIALVSGIALVVFPSVEGTVPILLITVLVAPILGSGTIVQSHLINALADEIKGTGLGVIRTIGLGLASIIPSIFGAAADRGFFDEGFYALAVLAVLMMVVTTRMPTN, via the coding sequence TTGGCGATCGCGACCGGATCGTTTCTCCTGATCGGGGTAAAGATGATTTATCCGGTGTTGATCCCCGAACTTCGCTCGTCGTACGGCTTCGATCTGTCGACGGCCGGTCTGCTCCTGTCGCTGCTCTGGGTTTCGACCGCCGTTGGCCAACTTCCCGGCGGGATTATTTCCGACCGGTTCGGCGAGGGGTGGACGCTCCTCATGAGTGTCGTGATCTCGGGCGTGATGCTGGTGCTTGTGATCTCAGTGAACACGGTCGCTGCCCTGTTCGCGTTGACAGTGTTGCTCGGGCTGGGCCTCTCGCTCTACGGCGTCGCTCGGTACACGGCGATGCGAGATCTCTTCCCCAATCGAGTCGGGTTCTCCGTCGGGATTGTACTCGCCGCTGCCGACATCGGGCAATCGCTATTACCGCCGATCGCAGGGTTTCTCGTCGTATTCCTCTCCTGGCAATTCGGCCTCGGTTTTACGCTCCCGTTTTTTGTGATCGCTGCGATCGCGCTCTGGGCCTACGTACCAGCCCGAACCTCGACCTCGGCAAGTCCCATCGACAGCCTCTCAGTCGCGGGTTTTCGGACGATATTTTCCGGGATGTCGACGCCGACGATCATGTACGGCACTGTCTTGTTCCTCCTGTTCGTCAGCCTCTGGATCTCATTTACAAGTTTCTATCCGACGTATTTAGTCGAGGTAAAATCGCTCTCGTCGACGCGCGCCTCTCTTCTCTTCGGGGCGTTTTTCGGCGCGGGCGTGTTTGTAAAACCACTTTGCGGTGCGGCTTATGACCGAATCGGTATACGGCCTACGATGCTTTCGATCGCACTCGTTTCAGGGATCGCACTCGTTGTCTTTCCGAGCGTCGAGGGGACAGTCCCGATACTGCTGATTACCGTCCTCGTGGCGCCGATCCTGGGGAGCGGGACGATCGTCCAGTCACACCTGATCAACGCTCTCGCTGACGAAATCAAAGGGACCGGACTGGGTGTCATTCGGACGATCGGCCTAGGACTGGCCTCGATCATCCCGTCGATATTCGGTGCCGCAGCAGATCGTGGGTTCTTCGACGAGGGATTCTACGCCCTCGCTGTCTTGGCAGTGCTGATGATGGTTGTTACGACCCGGATGCCGACTAACTGA